The Macrobrachium rosenbergii isolate ZJJX-2024 chromosome 29, ASM4041242v1, whole genome shotgun sequence genome contains the following window.
TAAAGTTGAGCAGATCAGGGTTTCGAATAATGACACACAAATTGTGCCAATTTCCTAACTACGGAATAAAAGATGACCAGCTTAGCttgctaaaaaaaatcaagaatccGATACCTTATAAAATGCCCAGAAATCCACTTCCGTGATAAGTCTTTTCGATGCCAATTTTAAGTAAATAATCAACTGTTTGCTATAAGGGGTCATAACAAAAAATTGAGAGAATCTCTTGTACTACAATGAATTTGTAATTAAGAGGTCAGAATTACAGGTGACCAaagtgggctctctctctctctctctctctctctctctctctctctctctctctctctctctctctctctctctaagaatatatactgtatacaatgtgcatgtgtgtataataatagtTGAATGACCCGATTAGCGGCATATTCTGAGCAGAGCATCACAAAATAATTTAGTTCTTACAAATATAGTCTACAGATGGGTGGAGGGGGTTGCTTCCCTCTGGGGTCTACTACACCTCCCTGGGGTGTACGACCTTTCgatgttatcagtgtcatagccaagcagcaactgatatcgtcCGAGAGTGAGGTACGATAATGTCAGGCATTATCTACGGTGCCAGGGGAAAGGGGCGTGGctgagtgatattcttaaaatgcgtcgactttagtttatattcatgaaataacaataataacctaTCCAAAGCTTAATACCTAGTGAGGTCGTTGTTTTTAATGCCACCACAGCAGAAATGAGATCTGTAACTTCTTTATAATGCTGTGCATCTCAGACTTTCGTTGAGACCATGCTGGGTTGAACTGCAGAGAAACATTAACAGTTAACGACCATATTTTACATTTGCTGcttttatatgtaattgtataattTGATGAGGATCATACAATAGTTAGTTCAGTACTTCCGCTGACAATTTAAAACATCAATGAATAGCTTCCATTGGTAGTTGAGGCCACGGTGGATGTAGTTTTAAAAATTGATATCAAGTAATGGCCCTCATTATATCTGCCACGTTTAAATCTACAATCCAGTTTCCATAAATACACTGGGAAAGGCTGTCTATCTTCATACTTATCCTAACAAGGAATAcgttttagaaatattaaacaCTATATACggcatatgaatatttatttaatgtccgatatctttgtcatttttttttcaatataaaaataaataattctattaTAATTAAAAGTGATAATGCTTCTAAGAACGGTCAAGAATTATCTTCCAAAACCGAACCCACCGAAGCCGGAAGAGCCAACTGGGGGTTTGCACACGTGCTCCTCAAGACACCTGTCGTAGCAGCACTTGTCTACGCCTCCGCACTTGCTGTCGTTGGAGCATGTCTGTGGAGGGGCAAAGCTCCTGACGGGTGGGCACTGAGGCCTGACGGGAGGGCATACACCTGGCTTCACGAAGGGAATGGTGTCAGGCTCATTGTTGCTCTCGCAGCAGTATGCCTGTCCCTCGGGAGTTCGGCACCAACGTCTGCAGGTGTTGGAAACTCCTCCGAatcctcctccaaagcctgggtTAATTCCACCTCCAAATCCACCTCCAAACCCTGGATCAGCACCACCGAAACCTGGGTTTAACCCTCCAAAGAATCTCTTATTTCCTCCATTTGCATCCTGTGCAAAGGCAACAGCTGTAAGGCAGGAGACGATCAAAAGACCCtaaaaagaatggaaacaaaaattAGACGTAAATCTTTGAAATTTGTCACTATTGCCTGAATGAATATcacacattaatatttttttttattccgatttCTCTGCATTCAGAGAAACATCGcatttataaaatcaaatcacCAATAACAATACATCTAATCAAAAGatataaaagtttaatgtaaTAAAAGTATAATGAGATAAAGTCTGTAACTCACCTTCATGTTGTCTGTAGAGGAACTGACTGGGTAgtgacttttcttcttccttggcgAGGAGTGAGGGCTGTCAGCTGAGTTCCCAGTCCTTTATACCTGACAAACGCGTTCGGTATTTTCCCCCCCTTCCCAGTGACTCTCACGAAGAGCGGGAAGTCCGGACGCTTGAACATTTAGGGCAAATGATTAATTTCTCGTTGTTTGCGGAAATGGGAagatcattaaatattttttgtattattgtaacGTTAGATTATAGAATGAATCccaatcaaaattaaaaagatttatgGAGAAAATGCGGATCATGTTACCCATAATGTTTGATGTTGTtgttactaattaaaaaaatagacatttatcaACCGTATCATATTACGGTTGGTATTTCATACCAAAATTGCCAGGCTTTTCTAGAGCGTCTGCAAATAGCcaaaaatctagaattattaaaaaaaagttatataaaagaaatatttcttagttTCGGGGGAATAACAAAACCTCCACTGAAGACTGTAAGGTAAACAAGTATCAGAAGTTGCATCATCTCTGACTAAAgttaaaagggaagaagaaatcaTCGACTTATGTTGGCTTCCGCATCTCGCATTCAGGGTGGAAGGTTACCTTTTGAAATATTCATCTTTATAAAACACTTGTCACTTTATGTTTTACACCATCCAATTGAGATGAGTGGctttaaagatgaaaaaacaaatcagtttatgttaaaaaatgcgtatactaaatatatatatatatatatatatatatatatatatatatatatatatatatatatatatatatatatatatatatatatatatatatatatatatactcgtatacgtgtgtgtgtgtgtgtgtttagaaaaatataaaaaggcctTGCAATTGTGGGTGTATTCAAAACAAAGTTTTCTCAGGGGTGACCAGGTAAGGCGGTCAACTTCCACAGCGGAGAATAAGAGTGTAACAGTGAGCCCTAAGCGGCCGCTATTGGGCGAGCGTAAAACCCATGACGTCAAATTGATGACGTCAAATGGATGACGCTGCATCGCGTGAGAATCTCGATCTACTACAGCTGGCTGACGATTGGAGATCACGGGCTCCCTCACTCGACGCAACCTAAGACAGAAAGATTGTTTATGTGACAGAAATTGTTCATTTGAGTGTTTTC
Protein-coding sequences here:
- the LOC136854550 gene encoding uncharacterized protein, whose translation is MKGLLIVSCLTAVAFAQDANGGNKRFFGGLNPGFGGADPGFGGGFGGGINPGFGGGFGGVSNTCRRWCRTPEGQAYCCESNNEPDTIPFVKPGVCPPVRPQCPPVRSFAPPQTCSNDSKCGGVDKCCYDRCLEEHVCKPPVGSSGFGGFGFGR